Proteins from a single region of Hordeum vulgare subsp. vulgare chromosome 6H, MorexV3_pseudomolecules_assembly, whole genome shotgun sequence:
- the LOC123401319 gene encoding uncharacterized protein LOC123401319 yields the protein MINGCCTQRLARDEAAVHRGRGQRRSLEGRQLAINQRCCDRSEHRPGDGRGEDAVVGPHLGSGDLLVDAQDAEGAEDLHLRPALSRGRSSGLGGRGGCGSAPSRREVQCRPAQALSWGGEDSADVLCGGREELSQCPCLGGSPMARSQHGDGDVRWWRAACLGGVGGAATMTSCGASVWSWSQHGVGRGAAGVREGSGGAVARIWLGEAVDVLLGLWHGRRWPGQDFHRSDLEGHFCWIRYSPAYYPQTDGQSQRVNQCLETYLRCMTSTQPKKWLYWLPLAEYWST from the exons ATGATCAACGGGTGCTGCACCCAGCGATTAGCCCGCGATGAGGCCGCCGTCCACCGAGGTCGTGGTCAGCGCCGGTCCCTGGAGGGGAGGCAGCTCGCGATCAACCAGCGCTGCTGCGATCGCAGCGAGCATAGGCCGGGGGATGGGCGCGGCGAAGATGCCGTCGTAGGCCCGCATCTCGGCAGCGGTGATCTGCTGGTTGACGCCCAAGATGCCGAGGGTGCGGAGGACCTCCACCTGCGCCCGGCGCTCAGCCGTGGGAGGAGCAGCGGTCTTGGAGGCCGAGGAGGATGCGGATCGGCCCCGTCGCGGAGAGAAGTTCAGTGCCGGCCGGCGCAGGCGCTTTCCTGGGGTGGGGAGGACAGCGCTGATGTGCTTTGTGGCGGCCGAGAGGAACTCTCCCAATGTCCATGTCTCGGTGGGTCGCCGATGGCGCGGTCGCAGCATGGTGATGGTGATGTCCGGTGGTGGAGGGCGGCGTGCTTAGGCGGCGTAGGGGGCGCCGCAACCATGACCAGTTGTGGTGCATCCGTTTGGAGCTGGTCGCAGCATGGTGTTGGGCGGGGGGCGGCCGGAGTTCGTGAAGGAAGCGGAGGTGCCGTGGCTCGGATCTGGCTAGGCGAGGCGGTCGACGTTCTACTCGGGTTGTGGcatggcaggaggtggccgggacaGGATTTTCACCGGTCAGATTTGGAAGGACATTTTTGCTGGATTCGGTACAGCCCTGCCTACTACCCACAAACTGATGGTCAGTCTCAGAGAGTCAACCAATGTCTGGAGACATACTTGAGATGCATGACCTCCACTCAGCCCAAGAAATGGCTCTACTGGCTCCCACTAGCTGAGTATTG GTCCACTTGA